One genomic window of Candidatus Binatia bacterium includes the following:
- a CDS encoding DUF1614 domain-containing protein encodes MPTETPKIEFTPATLGMIFIAGVLLTLIEIEAMEYSWDKLGIPHRWFFGLLVGSLFGSAINLPLTRLGGRGPEHTLLAINVGGALLPTGLAIYLLVNRPETTIPAVAAAAIVTGLSFLVAQPMKGVGIAMPIFVAPLAAAAAGMILAPATPAVVAYVAGTLGTLIGADLLNLGRMRTIGAPIVSIGGAGTFDGVFLSGLLAVLLA; translated from the coding sequence GTGCCCACCGAAACGCCGAAAATAGAATTTACCCCCGCCACGCTCGGAATGATCTTTATCGCGGGCGTCCTCCTCACCCTCATCGAAATCGAGGCGATGGAGTACAGTTGGGACAAACTCGGCATTCCCCACCGTTGGTTTTTCGGCCTCCTTGTCGGCTCCCTGTTTGGCAGCGCCATCAATTTGCCGCTCACACGACTTGGTGGTCGCGGCCCCGAGCATACCCTTCTGGCGATCAATGTGGGTGGCGCTCTGCTGCCCACAGGGCTGGCGATCTACCTCCTGGTCAACCGCCCCGAGACAACGATTCCCGCAGTTGCCGCGGCAGCAATCGTCACAGGGCTGAGCTTTCTGGTCGCCCAGCCAATGAAGGGAGTGGGCATCGCCATGCCCATATTCGTGGCACCGCTGGCTGCCGCGGCAGCCGGAATGATTCTGGCACCCGCAACGCCGGCCGTGGTCGCCTATGTCGCCGGCACATTGGGCACATTGATCGGTGCAGACCTTCTGAATCTAGGTCGCATGCGCACCATCGGGGCCCCGATTGTCTCGATTGGAGGTGCCGGCACCTTCGATGGCGTATTCCTGAGCGGGTTGCTCGCCGTGCTTCTCGCCTAG
- a CDS encoding class I SAM-dependent methyltransferase, with translation MGFYETKVLPGMLDFAMRQPPIMKQRGKVVPRARGRVLEIGMGSGLNLGFYDPDRVEIVLGLEPSAELKGLAADRVREAPVPVEMVGLIGEDIPLEEDSVDTVLITYTMCTIPGVEEALSEMRRVLRPQGELLFSEHGRAPDANIARWQRFVEPLWKRMAGGCHLTRDVPELLRSAGFELAELDQLYLPGPRLATFNTWGVATPA, from the coding sequence ATGGGGTTTTACGAGACAAAGGTCCTGCCGGGCATGTTGGATTTTGCGATGCGCCAACCGCCGATCATGAAGCAGCGCGGCAAGGTTGTGCCGCGCGCTCGGGGCCGTGTGTTGGAAATCGGGATGGGCAGTGGCTTGAATCTGGGATTCTATGATCCGGACCGAGTGGAGATCGTGCTGGGCTTGGAACCATCTGCCGAACTCAAGGGCCTTGCGGCCGATCGTGTACGAGAGGCCCCTGTGCCGGTCGAGATGGTCGGGCTGATCGGTGAGGATATTCCGCTGGAGGAGGACTCCGTGGATACAGTGCTGATCACCTACACGATGTGCACCATCCCGGGTGTCGAGGAGGCCCTGTCCGAGATGAGACGGGTCTTGCGCCCGCAAGGGGAGCTTTTGTTTTCGGAACACGGACGCGCTCCGGATGCCAATATCGCTCGGTGGCAGCGTTTTGTGGAGCCTCTTTGGAAAAGGATGGCCGGTGGTTGTCACCTGACGCGGGACGTCCCGGAGCTTTTGCGGTCTGCCGGGTTCGAACTGGCTGAACTCGATCAGCTCTATTTGCCGGGGCCGCGGTTGGCGACTTTCAATACGTGGGGTGTGGCGACGCCGGCATGA
- a CDS encoding amidohydrolase family protein: MHDLVIRGGTIVDGTGAESRDGDVAITDGKIVSAEGSAGRGREEIDATGRLVTPGFVDIHTHYDGQATWDPLLTPTSWHGVTTAVMGNCGVGFAPVAPGQEEFLIGLMEGVEDIPGTALHEGIDWCWETFPEYLDALDRMPRVMDLGTQIPHGPVRAYVMGERGAKNEPATTEDIARMRAVVGEAIEAGALGFSMSRTLVHRAVDGEVVPGTHATEAEIFGISGILGELGQGLIELAPAGVQGEDMSAPEKEIDWMRRLSIEVGRPVSFALVQHDIAPQHWKELLDLCTQANAAGADLRPQVGSRPTTLLLGHSTFNPFSFRPSYGEVGMLPLPERVQRLRDPDLRARLLAEKGDLGIPQLEVVLEMIDKGIDKIFRLGERPDYEPSPEESLEATARREGRDPYDLLYDWLLELEGRQLLMLTMLGYSDYSLEPQRVMLEHPATAFGLGDGGAHVGAICDASMTTSLLDHWAKRRTRGRKLSVETVVRKMTHDTAALYGLNDRGVLAAGRKADLNIIDFDRLDLALPELVHDLPAGAARLVQRAIGYEATICSGEVTFREGEPTGNLPGRVVRGARG; this comes from the coding sequence ATGCATGATTTGGTGATTCGCGGCGGGACAATTGTCGATGGAACTGGGGCAGAGTCGCGCGATGGAGACGTGGCGATCACGGATGGGAAAATCGTGAGTGCCGAGGGCTCGGCGGGACGAGGCCGCGAAGAGATCGATGCAACCGGGCGCCTCGTAACTCCGGGCTTTGTCGATATCCACACCCACTACGACGGTCAGGCTACGTGGGACCCCCTGCTCACGCCTACGAGCTGGCACGGGGTTACGACGGCCGTGATGGGAAACTGTGGGGTGGGGTTCGCACCGGTAGCCCCCGGCCAGGAGGAATTTCTTATCGGCCTGATGGAAGGCGTCGAGGATATTCCCGGAACCGCTTTACACGAAGGCATTGATTGGTGCTGGGAGACCTTCCCCGAATATCTGGATGCGCTGGATCGAATGCCGCGCGTCATGGACCTTGGCACCCAAATTCCGCATGGGCCGGTCCGTGCCTACGTGATGGGCGAGCGCGGGGCCAAAAATGAACCCGCGACCACCGAAGATATCGCCCGCATGCGTGCGGTAGTCGGCGAGGCCATTGAAGCCGGCGCATTGGGTTTTTCCATGTCGCGAACTTTGGTCCATCGCGCGGTGGATGGGGAAGTCGTTCCGGGAACTCACGCGACCGAAGCAGAAATCTTCGGCATCTCCGGCATTCTTGGCGAGTTGGGACAGGGCTTGATCGAGCTGGCTCCCGCGGGCGTGCAGGGCGAAGATATGTCGGCTCCGGAGAAAGAAATTGACTGGATGAGGCGATTGTCGATCGAAGTCGGTCGCCCGGTGAGCTTTGCGCTCGTCCAGCACGATATCGCCCCGCAGCATTGGAAAGAATTGCTCGACCTGTGCACGCAGGCGAATGCCGCCGGCGCAGATCTCCGCCCACAGGTCGGGTCTCGACCGACGACCCTTTTGCTGGGGCACTCGACCTTCAATCCCTTTTCCTTCCGGCCCAGCTATGGCGAGGTCGGAATGCTGCCCTTGCCGGAGCGGGTGCAGCGCCTGCGCGATCCGGATTTACGTGCTCGACTGCTTGCCGAGAAGGGGGATCTTGGAATCCCGCAGCTGGAGGTCGTTCTGGAAATGATCGACAAGGGGATCGACAAGATTTTTCGACTCGGAGAGCGGCCGGACTACGAGCCTTCGCCTGAGGAGAGCCTGGAAGCAACGGCCCGCCGTGAGGGACGAGACCCGTACGATTTGCTCTACGACTGGTTGCTGGAGCTGGAAGGTCGCCAACTCCTGATGCTGACCATGCTGGGCTACAGTGACTACTCCCTCGAACCGCAACGCGTGATGCTGGAACATCCGGCAACCGCCTTTGGTTTGGGAGATGGCGGCGCGCACGTCGGGGCGATTTGCGATGCCAGCATGACGACCTCCTTGCTCGACCATTGGGCCAAACGACGGACCCGGGGTCGGAAGCTTTCCGTCGAAACGGTGGTGCGCAAGATGACTCACGATACAGCGGCCCTTTATGGATTGAACGATCGGGGTGTTCTGGCTGCTGGTCGCAAAGCGGATTTGAATATCATCGATTTCGATCGACTCGACCTGGCACTCCCGGAACTGGTGCATGACCTGCCGGCCGGAGCCGCTCGGCTGGTCCAGCGGGCGATCGGCTACGAAGCGACCATCTGCAGTGGCGAGGTGACCTTCCGGGAGGGCGAGCCGACCGGAAATTTACCCGGCCGTGTGGTGCGGGGGGCGCGGGGTTAA
- a CDS encoding di-heme enzyme produces MMYWGFISSIRRSCSNNLLAGLLLLGALGCGGGSSSGGSQPPERPDPAPTPSGPTAWVWDLPPGFPVPRVPAGNPMTEEKFQLGRHLFYETKLSVTEDTSCSSCHDQSRAFTDGKPRAIGATGEVHPRNAQGLANIAYAPTLTWNNPNETSLANQLLTPLFGEDPVELGLSGLENLVFERLSDEELYQELFGAAFPDDVDPFTIENLAMAIEVFELALISGRSPYDRFIQDGDADALSEGAKRGMEHFFSENLDCTHCHGGANFASALNHEGNQSDRTPFENNGLYNIGGTGNYPADNQGLYEFSGRERDKGRMKPPSLRNICVTEPYMHDGSIATLEEVIDHYERGGTRTDSGPLAGDGRDSPNKSDFITGFLLSRPGRADVVEFLCSLTDDEFLANPRFSDPFAPTSD; encoded by the coding sequence ATGATGTATTGGGGATTCATAAGTTCGATCAGGCGCAGTTGCAGCAACAACCTGTTGGCGGGTCTCCTGCTTTTGGGAGCCCTAGGCTGCGGTGGCGGATCCTCCTCAGGGGGCTCTCAGCCACCGGAACGCCCGGATCCGGCACCGACGCCGAGCGGCCCGACCGCCTGGGTCTGGGATCTGCCTCCGGGATTCCCCGTTCCTCGGGTCCCGGCCGGGAATCCAATGACCGAGGAAAAGTTTCAACTTGGTCGACACTTGTTCTACGAGACGAAACTATCCGTGACCGAGGATACCAGCTGCTCGAGTTGTCACGATCAGAGCCGGGCCTTCACCGACGGAAAACCACGAGCGATCGGTGCGACCGGCGAGGTGCACCCCCGCAACGCGCAGGGGCTGGCCAATATCGCCTATGCGCCAACTCTCACCTGGAATAACCCGAACGAAACGAGTCTGGCGAACCAGTTGCTGACGCCTCTGTTTGGCGAAGATCCGGTCGAGCTTGGCCTGTCGGGCCTCGAGAATCTCGTGTTTGAGCGATTGAGCGACGAGGAGCTCTATCAGGAGCTCTTCGGCGCGGCTTTTCCTGACGACGTCGATCCTTTCACGATCGAGAATCTCGCCATGGCGATCGAAGTTTTTGAGTTGGCTCTGATCTCGGGCCGCTCCCCCTATGATCGCTTCATTCAGGATGGCGACGCGGATGCGCTCTCCGAGGGTGCCAAGCGTGGCATGGAGCATTTCTTCTCCGAGAACCTCGATTGCACCCACTGTCACGGGGGCGCGAATTTTGCGAGTGCTCTGAATCACGAGGGGAATCAGTCGGACCGAACGCCTTTCGAGAATAACGGACTCTATAATATTGGCGGCACCGGCAACTACCCCGCCGACAATCAGGGGCTTTATGAATTCAGCGGACGCGAGCGCGACAAGGGACGGATGAAACCGCCGAGTCTGCGAAACATCTGTGTGACAGAGCCCTATATGCATGATGGCAGCATCGCGACATTGGAAGAGGTCATCGACCACTATGAGCGCGGCGGTACCCGGACCGATTCCGGACCTCTGGCCGGAGATGGGCGTGATAGCCCCAACAAGAGCGATTTCATTACTGGATTCCTGCTTTCGCGCCCGGGCAGGGCCGATGTGGTCGAGTTCCTTTGCTCGTTGACCGACGATGAGTTCCTCGCGAACCCGCGATTCTCGGATCCCTTTGCGCCGACAAGCGATTGA
- a CDS encoding metallo-mystery pair system four-Cys motif protein, giving the protein MFSIRNFSLALLMSLLAACGSSSGGPRNVEIDVSAILGGEPFACDRLFEGVGDSSATVDPIDLRLYVSEVELVEQNGNAVSVDLTQDGEWQYQNVALLDFENGTGLCGQRGTPETNTTIRGTVPDGNYTALRFVMGVPETLNHIDAATAPSPLNKTALWWNWNMGYKFIRFDMEVFDGDAVSEFRVHIGSTMCEGDMAGEAICANPNRTQVDLVEWNGGRGSVLMDLDSIFVGTDVQTNLPDTPPGCMSRPDDGDCGPIFERFGLPFMGSAASEQKVFFPN; this is encoded by the coding sequence ATGTTTTCGATCCGAAATTTTTCACTAGCTCTGCTGATGTCGTTGCTCGCTGCCTGTGGCAGCAGTTCCGGTGGCCCGCGCAATGTTGAAATCGATGTGAGCGCCATTCTCGGAGGCGAGCCCTTTGCCTGCGATCGCCTCTTCGAGGGTGTGGGGGATAGCAGCGCGACGGTGGATCCGATCGACCTGCGACTTTATGTCTCGGAAGTCGAGTTGGTCGAGCAGAACGGCAACGCGGTTTCCGTGGACCTGACCCAGGACGGAGAGTGGCAGTACCAGAATGTCGCTCTTCTGGATTTCGAAAACGGAACGGGCCTCTGCGGCCAGCGCGGGACGCCGGAGACGAACACGACGATTCGGGGAACGGTCCCCGACGGCAACTATACGGCGTTGCGATTTGTCATGGGTGTTCCCGAGACGCTCAACCACATCGATGCGGCCACCGCACCATCTCCTCTGAACAAGACGGCTCTGTGGTGGAACTGGAATATGGGCTACAAGTTTATTCGCTTCGACATGGAAGTTTTCGACGGTGACGCGGTCAGCGAATTTCGCGTCCACATCGGCAGCACCATGTGCGAAGGCGATATGGCCGGCGAAGCGATCTGCGCCAACCCGAACCGCACGCAGGTGGATCTGGTCGAATGGAACGGTGGCCGCGGGAGTGTCCTGATGGATCTCGACTCGATCTTTGTCGGGACCGATGTGCAGACGAACCTGCCCGATACCCCTCCGGGCTGTATGTCCCGGCCCGACGATGGCGATTGTGGCCCTATTTTTGAGCGTTTCGGGCTGCCTTTCATGGGTTCTGCCGCTTCCGAGCAGAAAGTTTTTTTCCCTAACTAG
- a CDS encoding SDR family oxidoreductase: MQDLFSVQGKVALITGGSRGIGFMMAQGLVENGAKVYIAARKEAEVQSAATALSQHGTCIGLTADLGTEAGCEALFAEIASREDKLHILINNAGANWGAPLAEFPDAAWDKVLALNVKGVFHLTRLCVGLLEAASTAQDPGRVINVGSIDGIHVPELETYSYSASKAAVHQLTRTLARRLAPQGITVNAVAPGPFESKMMAATLDNFKDHIVAGCPMGRIGESQDMAGVALYLSSRASSYVTGVVIPVDGGILLVG, translated from the coding sequence ATGCAGGATTTATTTTCAGTGCAGGGAAAGGTGGCGTTGATCACGGGCGGATCCCGCGGGATTGGTTTCATGATGGCGCAGGGCCTCGTGGAAAATGGCGCCAAGGTCTATATCGCGGCGCGCAAGGAGGCCGAGGTGCAATCGGCCGCAACCGCTCTCTCGCAGCACGGCACCTGCATTGGTCTGACCGCGGATCTGGGAACCGAAGCGGGCTGCGAGGCGCTCTTTGCCGAGATCGCATCACGCGAAGACAAGCTTCATATCCTGATCAATAATGCCGGCGCGAATTGGGGGGCTCCTCTGGCCGAGTTTCCCGATGCCGCATGGGACAAGGTTCTCGCACTGAATGTGAAAGGCGTATTCCATCTGACTCGGCTTTGTGTGGGACTCCTTGAGGCTGCGTCGACGGCGCAAGACCCGGGCCGGGTAATCAATGTGGGTTCCATCGATGGTATTCACGTGCCGGAATTGGAGACCTACTCGTACTCGGCGAGCAAGGCGGCCGTCCACCAGTTGACCAGGACATTGGCCCGCAGGCTCGCGCCTCAGGGAATCACGGTGAACGCGGTCGCCCCGGGACCCTTCGAAAGTAAAATGATGGCGGCCACTCTGGACAACTTCAAGGACCATATCGTGGCGGGTTGCCCGATGGGTCGTATTGGCGAATCGCAGGATATGGCGGGCGTGGCTCTCTATCTCTCTTCTCGAGCCAGCTCTTATGTCACGGGCGTTGTGATTCCCGTGGACGGAGGGATCCTTCTCGTCGGTTAG
- a CDS encoding helix-turn-helix domain-containing protein gives MTTSGKGATGDDQGDLRRQNPGWLLLRISQDFFSKVVEEFRDRGYLGLQNSHANVLAHLPFEGARITELATSIGVTKQAIGLAVDELARLGYVERAADPEDGRAKIVCFTERGLEFQRDSREIVDAVWDAYADKIGRRQLEGLRVDLERLLLGIEKGAPQRGDE, from the coding sequence ATGACGACGTCCGGAAAGGGAGCGACAGGAGACGATCAGGGGGATCTGCGTCGCCAGAACCCGGGCTGGTTGCTGTTGAGAATCAGTCAGGACTTCTTTTCCAAAGTGGTCGAAGAGTTCCGCGATCGCGGTTACCTGGGATTGCAGAATTCCCATGCGAACGTTTTGGCGCATCTCCCTTTTGAAGGGGCCCGAATCACGGAGCTGGCTACCTCGATCGGTGTGACCAAGCAGGCGATTGGTCTCGCGGTCGATGAGTTGGCCCGCCTCGGCTATGTCGAGCGAGCGGCCGATCCGGAGGATGGACGGGCAAAGATAGTTTGCTTTACGGAGCGTGGACTCGAATTTCAGCGAGACTCCCGCGAGATCGTGGATGCCGTATGGGATGCCTATGCGGATAAAATCGGTCGCCGTCAGCTCGAAGGATTGCGAGTTGATTTGGAGAGGCTTCTTCTGGGCATCGAAAAGGGTGCTCCCCAACGAGGTGACGAATGA
- a CDS encoding FAD-dependent oxidoreductase translates to MSDIEWGCIPESQISEWSHEADVVVVGLGCAGASAAIEASEAGARVIALERASGGGGTSANSGGLIYLGGGTPVQIACGIEDSTEDMFKFLMAACGPGPDEAKIRVFCDRSLEMFDWLEAHDVPFKRSTYPEPGKEPPTDDCLVYSGNEDGWPYVDIARPAPRAHKPQVAGAGGARLMQGLLGSLEKTDATVLEDARVEKLVVREDGAVVGVVAHRVEGSVAVRALGGVVLTAGGFIANKEMVARYAPETSRANWRVGTDNDDGSGIQMAQSVGADAIRMEAASITIPLYPPKSICAGVLVNASGQRFLNEDAYAGQIGQQALFRQNGRCWHLLDADSYVVNEAFMEAKVVEETWEELEAALKLPEGSLVSTMDLYNRHAERGEDPIFHKRSSLVRPLTKPPFGALDVTVEGSIYAAFTLGGLHTLPTGEVLRSDGSAIAGLYAAGRTTSGVSAFGYVSGASLADGMIFGRMAATSAVARVRST, encoded by the coding sequence ATGAGTGATATCGAGTGGGGATGTATTCCCGAATCGCAGATTTCCGAGTGGAGTCACGAAGCGGATGTGGTCGTCGTCGGTTTGGGTTGTGCGGGCGCCAGTGCCGCGATCGAGGCCAGTGAGGCCGGTGCAAGGGTGATCGCACTCGAGCGGGCGAGCGGCGGCGGGGGGACCTCGGCCAATTCCGGCGGTCTGATCTATCTCGGTGGGGGGACGCCGGTTCAGATTGCTTGCGGGATCGAGGACTCTACGGAGGATATGTTCAAGTTTCTCATGGCGGCTTGCGGACCAGGTCCGGACGAAGCCAAGATCCGGGTATTTTGTGACCGGAGTCTCGAGATGTTCGATTGGCTCGAGGCGCATGATGTCCCCTTTAAACGAAGCACCTACCCCGAGCCCGGCAAGGAGCCGCCCACCGATGATTGCCTCGTATATTCGGGCAACGAAGACGGTTGGCCTTACGTGGATATCGCTCGTCCCGCGCCGCGCGCGCACAAGCCGCAGGTCGCGGGCGCAGGGGGCGCGCGTCTGATGCAGGGGCTCCTCGGATCGCTGGAAAAGACAGATGCGACGGTGCTCGAAGACGCACGCGTGGAGAAGTTGGTCGTGCGGGAAGATGGCGCCGTTGTCGGTGTGGTCGCGCACAGGGTCGAAGGTTCGGTCGCCGTCCGGGCGCTGGGGGGAGTGGTGCTTACGGCGGGAGGCTTTATTGCCAACAAGGAAATGGTCGCGCGTTATGCTCCCGAAACATCACGCGCGAACTGGCGCGTTGGCACAGACAATGATGATGGCAGCGGTATCCAGATGGCGCAGTCGGTCGGCGCCGACGCCATTCGGATGGAAGCAGCCAGCATCACGATCCCCCTCTATCCGCCCAAGAGCATCTGCGCGGGCGTTCTGGTCAATGCCAGCGGGCAGCGCTTTCTGAACGAAGATGCCTATGCGGGCCAGATTGGGCAGCAGGCTCTCTTTCGACAGAATGGCCGCTGTTGGCACCTTCTGGACGCAGATTCCTACGTGGTGAACGAGGCCTTTATGGAAGCCAAGGTAGTCGAGGAGACCTGGGAAGAACTGGAAGCCGCACTCAAGCTCCCCGAAGGCTCTCTGGTGTCGACGATGGATCTCTACAATCGACACGCGGAACGGGGTGAAGATCCCATCTTTCATAAACGCTCATCTCTGGTGAGACCGCTGACCAAGCCCCCGTTCGGGGCTCTGGATGTCACGGTGGAGGGCTCGATTTATGCGGCATTCACCCTTGGCGGTTTACATACTCTTCCCACGGGCGAGGTCTTGCGCTCCGATGGGAGCGCGATTGCGGGCCTGTATGCGGCCGGTCGCACGACTTCCGGTGTGTCTGCTTTCGGGTACGTCAGTGGCGCCTCCCTGGCCGACGGCATGATCTTCGGCCGCATGGCTGCGACCTCGGCGGTCGCTCGCGTGCGCTCGACCTAG
- a CDS encoding SDR family NAD(P)-dependent oxidoreductase, translated as MKRVEVLHMDIQDKVAIITGGARGIGRATALALARAGARAVVIADNRAARAAETAEEIRALGCRGISLEIDTGDVESLRFMMLETANQLGGLHILHNNAGIGEGDRNWPEVETERVASIIDINLRGVIIGTQLALPLMQRSGGGAIVNTASGAGMTPLPPQAVYAATKAGVIHFTKSCIDLQASHQVRVSCVCPGLTTTEMVQESGPDGPHPWLQSVIDMLEMLEPDEIADVVLSLIRDPESAGRIVSVENQPRQTKS; from the coding sequence ATGAAGCGAGTCGAGGTCTTGCACATGGATATTCAGGATAAAGTTGCCATCATCACCGGCGGTGCCCGCGGCATCGGTCGCGCGACCGCTCTCGCGCTGGCTCGCGCGGGCGCCCGGGCAGTCGTCATCGCGGACAACCGCGCGGCACGAGCGGCCGAAACAGCCGAGGAAATCCGCGCGTTGGGGTGCCGGGGCATCAGCCTGGAAATTGACACTGGGGATGTCGAATCCCTGCGCTTCATGATGCTCGAGACCGCAAATCAACTCGGCGGGCTCCATATCCTCCATAATAATGCAGGAATCGGCGAAGGGGATCGCAACTGGCCCGAGGTCGAAACCGAGCGCGTCGCCAGCATCATCGATATCAATTTGCGCGGGGTGATCATCGGAACGCAACTCGCCCTGCCACTGATGCAACGCAGCGGCGGTGGCGCGATCGTCAATACGGCATCGGGCGCCGGGATGACGCCCCTGCCGCCTCAGGCCGTTTATGCGGCCACCAAAGCTGGCGTCATCCACTTCACCAAATCCTGCATCGATCTTCAGGCAAGCCATCAGGTGCGTGTCTCCTGTGTTTGCCCCGGCCTGACCACAACGGAAATGGTGCAGGAATCCGGTCCCGATGGGCCCCATCCCTGGCTCCAATCGGTGATCGATATGCTCGAGATGCTGGAGCCCGACGAGATCGCCGATGTCGTACTTTCCCTGATCCGGGACCCGGAGAGTGCCGGCCGGATTGTATCGGTCGAAAACCAGCCCCGACAAACGAAGTCCTGA
- a CDS encoding EthD domain-containing protein, giving the protein MEKLLYLLFHDVNHSGDSLRDALRSEAVPQLREAGAKQIRLCAHDSDVQGSNLLTRSDPPIRAMVTFWLDAIDGREACEAILAGQARKIAGYVVTESSVMIPPRKNGERTPGMNQVTCIAQRQDISDEEFRQIWHNDHKKVAIETQSTFGYTRNVINHALTPDAPPWVAIVEETFPIEALHDPKVFYDAANDEELAANMKTMMDSCQRFLDFEPLEYSHMSEYELG; this is encoded by the coding sequence ATGGAAAAACTTCTCTACCTGCTCTTTCACGATGTGAACCATTCGGGCGACAGCCTCCGCGACGCCCTCCGTTCCGAAGCAGTCCCGCAACTCCGCGAAGCCGGCGCCAAACAAATTCGACTGTGTGCCCACGACTCCGACGTGCAGGGCAGCAACCTGCTGACACGATCCGATCCGCCAATCCGCGCCATGGTTACCTTCTGGCTCGATGCGATCGACGGTCGCGAGGCTTGTGAAGCGATCCTGGCAGGCCAGGCTCGCAAAATCGCCGGCTACGTCGTCACGGAATCCTCGGTCATGATCCCGCCGCGCAAAAACGGCGAGCGCACGCCCGGCATGAATCAGGTGACTTGCATCGCCCAACGCCAGGACATCTCGGACGAAGAGTTTCGTCAGATCTGGCATAATGACCACAAAAAAGTCGCGATCGAGACCCAATCGACCTTTGGCTATACGCGCAACGTTATCAACCATGCCCTGACGCCCGATGCGCCACCCTGGGTGGCGATTGTCGAGGAGACCTTCCCGATCGAAGCTCTCCACGACCCGAAAGTTTTCTACGATGCAGCCAACGATGAAGAACTGGCCGCCAATATGAAAACGATGATGGACAGCTGCCAACGATTTCTGGACTTCGAACCGCTCGAATATTCACATATGTCCGAATACGAGCTGGGTTAG
- a CDS encoding SDR family NAD(P)-dependent oxidoreductase: MADFSGKSIIVTGAGSGIGQAAAIHLASLGGQLLCADIAAAGLADTTEKIRDAGGTAESFTVDVRDAAQARAMAEAAASKHGGIDALVNCAGIFRMAHTTEMPTEEWEQVIAINLSGSFFTSQAALPYLLESKGNIVNIASSAGLSGQAYNAAYCASKGGVIQMTKALAVEYSRRNVRVNCICPGGVVTPMTAAFKAPEGADADLLARLQLAPILGTPEEIAVAIAYLASEDARYISGVALAMDGGASAA, from the coding sequence ATGGCAGATTTTTCCGGAAAATCCATTATCGTCACTGGCGCTGGCTCCGGCATCGGGCAGGCGGCCGCCATCCATCTCGCCTCTCTTGGCGGGCAACTGCTCTGCGCTGATATCGCAGCGGCAGGGCTTGCCGACACCACCGAGAAGATTCGCGACGCCGGGGGTACCGCCGAATCCTTCACCGTAGATGTCCGCGACGCAGCTCAGGCCCGTGCGATGGCTGAGGCGGCCGCCAGCAAACATGGCGGTATCGATGCGCTTGTGAATTGTGCCGGCATTTTCCGCATGGCGCATACCACCGAGATGCCGACTGAGGAATGGGAGCAGGTCATCGCAATCAACCTGAGCGGAAGCTTTTTCACCTCACAAGCAGCCCTGCCCTACCTGCTCGAAAGCAAGGGAAATATCGTCAACATCGCAAGCTCGGCCGGCCTTTCCGGGCAAGCCTATAATGCCGCGTACTGCGCCTCGAAGGGCGGCGTGATCCAGATGACCAAGGCTCTCGCGGTGGAGTACTCACGTCGCAATGTTCGGGTCAACTGCATCTGCCCCGGAGGGGTCGTGACGCCTATGACAGCTGCTTTCAAGGCACCGGAGGGAGCCGATGCCGATCTGCTCGCGCGGCTCCAACTCGCACCGATCCTCGGCACCCCGGAGGAGATTGCCGTCGCGATTGCCTACCTCGCTTCGGAGGACGCTCGCTATATCAGCGGGGTTGCTCTCGCGATGGATGGCGGTGCGTCGGCGGCTTGA
- a CDS encoding GreA/GreB family elongation factor, whose protein sequence is MGKEISSLDKTRILQELRDRVAAQLAASTRSQQESQAGATHAETRAEDPKDMRSTEASYLARGLADRVAKLRLARARLASLEVPPFAPDAPISAGALIAIEDEDGASHLHFFAPVAGGEKLICEEQVIHSLSPESPLGREVLGREAGEDFEFELPRGRVSATVLWVR, encoded by the coding sequence GTGGGCAAGGAAATTTCATCTCTCGACAAAACTCGGATCCTTCAGGAGTTGCGGGACCGCGTGGCGGCTCAATTGGCCGCCTCGACTCGCTCGCAGCAGGAGAGTCAGGCAGGCGCCACGCATGCCGAGACGCGTGCGGAAGACCCCAAAGATATGCGTTCGACCGAGGCGTCCTATCTGGCGCGAGGCCTGGCCGATCGGGTGGCGAAACTGCGGCTGGCCAGAGCCCGGCTCGCGAGTTTGGAAGTCCCGCCCTTTGCGCCGGATGCACCTATTTCAGCGGGTGCTCTGATTGCGATCGAAGACGAAGACGGGGCAAGCCATCTGCATTTTTTTGCGCCTGTCGCGGGCGGCGAGAAGTTGATTTGCGAGGAGCAGGTGATTCACTCTCTGTCGCCCGAGTCGCCGCTTGGCCGCGAGGTTCTGGGGCGGGAGGCTGGCGAGGACTTCGAATTCGAACTCCCTCGCGGCCGTGTTTCCGCAACGGTTCTCTGGGTTCGCTGA